Proteins from a single region of Ananas comosus cultivar F153 linkage group 3, ASM154086v1, whole genome shotgun sequence:
- the LOC109707950 gene encoding uncharacterized protein LOC109707950 isoform X3 produces the protein MAANSKGRAIAGSFGKRFVNQIWASRNPSPIAVSAASDSRRAVYSSSYDKNVEEDLVHPVVVPDHVIETCESEKYWGPHPTTGVFGPAAAATATAGTKDGPGNAAAVAAGDGGGSTVLDQEVWFRPLEDVDKPPHQPGLN, from the exons ATGGCCGCTAATTCGAAGGGGCGAGCGATCGCGGGAAGCTTCGGGAAGCGATTTGTGAACCAGATCTGGGCCTCTCGAAATCCTTCTCCGATCGCGGTTTCTGCCGCGTCGGATTCAAG GAGGGCAGTGTACTCGTCATCGTACGACAAGAACGTGGAGGAGGATCTGGTGCACCCGGTGGTGGTGCCGGACCATGTGATCGAAACTTGTGAGTCGGAAAAGTACTGGGGCCCGCACCCTACGACAGGCGTTTTTgggcccgccgccgccgccaccgccaccgcggGAACGAAGGACGGGCCGGGCAACGCAGCTGCTGTGGCGGCGGGGGATGGTGGCGGGTCGACGGTGCTGGACCAGGAGGTGTGGTTCCGCCCCCTCGAGGACGTCGACAAGCCTCCCCACCAACCGGGCCTCAACTAA
- the LOC109707950 gene encoding uncharacterized protein LOC109707950 isoform X1, producing the protein MAANSKGRAIAGSFGKRFVNQIWASRNPSPIAVSAASDSSIMCRRAVYSSSYDKNVEEDLVHPVVVPDHVIETCESEKYWGPHPTTGVFGPAAAATATAGTKDGPGNAAAVAAGDGGGSTVLDQEVWFRPLEDVDKPPHQPGLN; encoded by the exons ATGGCCGCTAATTCGAAGGGGCGAGCGATCGCGGGAAGCTTCGGGAAGCGATTTGTGAACCAGATCTGGGCCTCTCGAAATCCTTCTCCGATCGCGGTTTCTGCCGCGTCGGATTCAAG tattatGTGCAGGAGGGCAGTGTACTCGTCATCGTACGACAAGAACGTGGAGGAGGATCTGGTGCACCCGGTGGTGGTGCCGGACCATGTGATCGAAACTTGTGAGTCGGAAAAGTACTGGGGCCCGCACCCTACGACAGGCGTTTTTgggcccgccgccgccgccaccgccaccgcggGAACGAAGGACGGGCCGGGCAACGCAGCTGCTGTGGCGGCGGGGGATGGTGGCGGGTCGACGGTGCTGGACCAGGAGGTGTGGTTCCGCCCCCTCGAGGACGTCGACAAGCCTCCCCACCAACCGGGCCTCAACTAA
- the LOC109707950 gene encoding uncharacterized protein LOC109707950 isoform X2, with translation MGTCGPTGRSNGPDRLVVTNLSRPLSRRHFGLSIGSIGGHAYERAVYSSSYDKNVEEDLVHPVVVPDHVIETCESEKYWGPHPTTGVFGPAAAATATAGTKDGPGNAAAVAAGDGGGSTVLDQEVWFRPLEDVDKPPHQPGLN, from the exons ATGGGTACTTGCGGTCCTACAGGCAGAAGCAACGGCCCTGATCGTCTGGTAGTCACCAACCTTTCTCGTCCTCTATCGAGGAGGCATTTTGGTCTCTCCATCGGCTCCATCGGAGGCCACGCGTACGA GAGGGCAGTGTACTCGTCATCGTACGACAAGAACGTGGAGGAGGATCTGGTGCACCCGGTGGTGGTGCCGGACCATGTGATCGAAACTTGTGAGTCGGAAAAGTACTGGGGCCCGCACCCTACGACAGGCGTTTTTgggcccgccgccgccgccaccgccaccgcggGAACGAAGGACGGGCCGGGCAACGCAGCTGCTGTGGCGGCGGGGGATGGTGGCGGGTCGACGGTGCTGGACCAGGAGGTGTGGTTCCGCCCCCTCGAGGACGTCGACAAGCCTCCCCACCAACCGGGCCTCAACTAA
- the LOC109707525 gene encoding uncharacterized protein LOC109707525 — protein MHQTPYTGRPTPSSATAPRAIPEIRSYQVEILLRSSIGRFSYSPHIEKKRKVMVQPLAVDSKMLGSSLFCAQNDLAAGLAWPESGSAMGTSGQPRSVSTSNWCYNTQPLTATQFGDQDLGSRYSTHQFDDLASLLDNNTRASTVGESFAHKSYLPSPCLVGD, from the exons ATGCATCAAACCCCTTACACGGGGCGCCCGAcaccctcctccgccaccgcgcCTCGTGCCATTCCAG AAATTCGCAGCTACCAGGTAGAAATCTTGCTTCGATCATCAATTGGACGCTTTTCATATTCACCACAtatagaaaaaaagagaaag GTTATGGTGCAACCACTAGCGGTCGACTCAAAAATGCTCGGTTCTAGCTTGTTTTGCGCTCAAAATGATTTGGCCGCAGGTCTAGCCTGGCCTGAATCAGGCTCGGCAATGGGGACTTCGGGCCAGCCTAGATCGGTTAGCACCTCCAATTGGTGCTATAATACACAACCATTGACAGCAACACAATTTGGCGACCAGGATCTGGGCTCTCGTTATTCCACACATCAATTTGATGATCTGGCGAGCTTGCTTGACAATAACACGCGAGCATCAACAGTTGGAGAATCCTTCGCTCACAAATCTTATCTCCctagcccttgtttggttggggattaa
- the LOC109707522 gene encoding wall-associated receptor kinase 5-like yields MVFRLPPDHLPDLHVHSLLLLVLLGILSPPPSSSNYIDPSALLPDAPPCYNSSIISLPSAPARPYVVLDISILSGYVRIVGRAVAWRCYDNSSGASLPPPDRGLSLRGTPYTFSDAHNKFTAVGCDAMVLMLAQGGGANHRYSGGCVSFCATNDSIVSGACSGVGCCQVSLPKGLKSLNFSFTSIRSLTGSTHKDQSGEPCSKAFIVDEDYYAFSKKDLVGNPEDQYRPMVLEWSIGEETCAEVTGKRGGEFDDDYACKGSSYCYDSTNGIGYRCNCSRGFRGNPYLEETEGGCQDIDECADPKTNPCVHKCINTVGGFNCTCPFGISGDGLRAGSGCEGLAPLAIGLVAGLGLLAVLLALGFWAEWFRKKRKQTKLRQKFFLQNGGLMLQQQIFSQKAPARIFTSEELRKATDNFSKDRILGRGGYGTVYKGVLSDQTVVAIKKSKMVDQTQIEQFVNEVVILSQINHRNVVKLLGCCLETQVPLLVYEFISNGTLFNHLHSNQTAPMPWEDRLRIAVETAASLAYLHSATKVPIIHRDVKSANILLDECYNAKVSDFGASRLVPYDQTHITTVVQGTLGYLDPEYFSTSLLTDKSDVYSFGVVLIEILTREMPISFCRSEEGRNLASHFTMLVEQNRLLEMLDQRVVKEAGVRHLNEIAKVALRCLRIKGEERPKMKEVLVELDALRRLMKQHSAEKSQEKLNIPPQSQIQKEISADEPSALCCSNSQQDSLEDALLLSMDFPR; encoded by the exons ATGGTCTTTCGTCTTCCTCCTGATCATCTCCCTGATCTCCACGTCCATTCTCTGCTCCTCCTCGTATTGCTGGGGATATTATCGCCACCGCCTTCCTCCTCCAACTACATCGACCCATCGGCGCTTCTCCCGGACGCTCCGCCTTGCTACAACTCCTCCATCATCTCCCTCCCCTCGGCGCCCGCCCGCCCCTACGTCGTCCTCGACATCTCCATCCTCTCCGGCTACGTCCGCATCGTCGGCCGCGCCGTCGCGTGGCGCTGCTACGACAACTCCTCCGGCGCCAGCCTCCCCCCGCCCGACCGCGGCCTCAGCCTCCGCGGCACCCCCTACACCTTCTCCGACGCCCACAACAAGTTCACCGCCGTCGGCTGCGACGCCATGGTCCTCATGCTCGCGCAGGGGGGCGGCGCCAACCACAGGTACAGCGGTGGGTGCGTCTCCTTCTGCGCGACGAACGACAGCATCGTCTCCGGCGCATGCTCCGGCGTCGGGTGTTGCCAGGTTTCGCTGCCCAAGGGGCTGAAGAGCCTCAACTTCTCCTTCACCAGCATCAGGAGCCTCACAGGGTCCACCCATAAAGACCAGTCCGGGGAGCCCTGTAGCAAGGCATTCATAGTCGACGAGGACTACTATGCGTTCTCGAAGAAGGACTTAGTCGGTAATCCGGAGGATCAGTACAGGCCGATGGTGCTGGAGTGGTCGATAGGGGAGGAGACTTGCGCCGAGGTGACAGGGAAAAGAGGAGGAGAGTTCGACGACGACTACGCGTGCAAGGGGAGCAGCTACTGCTACGACTCGACAAACGGCATCGGGTATCGCTGCAACTGCTCCCGAGGGTTCCGGGGGAACCCTTACCTGGAAGAAACGGAAGGTGGATGCCAAG ACATCGACGAGTGCGCGGATCCAAAAACGAACCCTTGCGTTCATAAATGCATCAATACGGTGGGAGGATTCAACTGCACTTGTCCCTTCGGAATCAGCGGCGACGGGCTGAGGGCGGGCTCCGGCTGCGAGGGGTTGGCGCCCCTAGCTATTGGGCTAG TTGCAGGACTAGGTCTATTGGCTGTTTTGCTCGCACTAGGCTTCTGGGCTGAGTGGTTTCGGAAGAAAAGGAAGCAAACAAAGCTTAGGCAGAAATTTTTCCTCCAAAATGGCGGCTTAATGTTACAACAACAAATCTTCTCACAGAAAGCACCGGCAAGAATATTTACTTCTGAAGAACTCAGAAAGGCAACTGATAATTTCAGCAAGGATCGGATTCTCGGTCGAGGAGGATATGGAACTGTGTACAAAGGAGTGCTCTCCGATCAAACTGTTGTGGCCATCAAGAAATCAAAGATGGTTGATCAGACGCAAATCGAGCAATTCGTGAATGAAGTGGTCATCCTCTCTCAGATCAATCACAGGAATGTTGTCAAACTACTGGGATGTTGTTTAGAGACCCAGGTTCCCTTACTAGTCTACGAATTTATTTCAAATGGAACACTTTTTAATCATCTTCACAGTAACCAAACGGCCCCAATGCCATGGGAGGATCGATTAAGAATAGCCGTTGAGACAGCAGCATCGCTCGCGTATCTGCACTCAGCTACGAAAGTACCAATCATTCACAGAGATGTCAAGTCGGCTAACATACTTCTTGACGAATGCTACAATGCAAAGGTATCAGATTTTGGGGCTTCGAGGTTAGTGCCCTATGATCAAACTCATATCACCACAGTTGTTCAAGGGACCCTAGGATACTTGGACCCAGAGTACTTCAGCACGAGCCTTTTAACAGATAAGAGCGATGTGTATAGCTTCGGTGTGGTACTCATTGAGATATTGACGCGAGAGATGCCTATTTCTTTTTGTCGGTCGGAGGAAGGGAGGAACCTAGCCTCGCATTTCACTATGTTGGTTGAACAGAATCGGCTACTGGAGATGTTGGATCAGAGGGTGGTGAAGGAAGCAGGGGTGAGGCATCTTAATGAAATCGCAAAGGTGGCGCTGAGGTGTTTGAGAATTAAAGGGGAAGAGAGGCCGAAGATGAAGGAAGTGTTGGTCGAGCTTGATGCACTGAGAAGGCTTATGAAGCAGCACTCAGCTGAGAAGAGTCAAGAGAAGCTTAACATACCGCCGCAAAGCCAAATTCAGAAAGAAATCTCGGCGGATGAGCCTTCAGCTTTATGTTGCAGCAATTCACAACAGGACAGTCTGGAGGACGCTCTGCTATTGTCTATGGATTTTCCTCGGTAA